Genomic segment of Streptomyces sp. NBC_01210:
GATGTAGGCCAGAGGAGCTCGTAGTTGCTCAGGTCCAGACTCACCGCGACATCATCGCCCACCCGGGCCGGCGCCAACTGGCCAACAGAACATGAGCATTCGGCCGGGAAACGGTCCTTGAACGGCCTTTGCGGTGGACAGCATCCTTCATGGCGCTCAGCGCCGTCCCGGTTCCGTGCCGACTTCAGGGGGCGTCCATGGCCAAGCGCACCGCGAAGAGAGGCAGCAGCAGGCCCCTGCGGCTGCCTGTTGACCGGTTACGGAAAGGGTGGCCCGGGCCCGCCGGCACCCATGTGCGGCTCGCGACTGCGGCGGACACGGACGCCGTCGACGCACTGCTGGACGCGGCGGGGGCCCGGCTCATCCCGGCCCTGCGGTCCTCCATCGAACAGGGCACGGCAGGTGCCGCCCTGCTGGATGGTCTGGGCGGCACCACGAAGACGTTCTTCGAAGACTTCGCGCGTCGGACGGCCGGGCACACGATGGCCGACTCGATGGCCAGCGTCAGTCTGACTCTGGTGGCCGCCGACGGCCAGGATCGGCCGGTCGGCGCTCTGTCCGTCACCGCGCCCGGAACCATCATCGAGCGGGCGCTGGAGCACGGCTACAGCAACGTGCAGGCGCTGACGCTGAGCGTGGCCATCGGCAAGGTGCACGGCCTGGCGGTAGCCGAGGACGCCCGCGGCCAGGGCCTCGCCAGCATCCTGATGAAGCGGGCCTGGCAGGTCTACGAACAGCTCGACTACTTCCTGCTGTACGGGTCCTTCGAGACCGGCCGGGACCTGAGCGCCTTCTACAAGAGCTGCGGGTACACCGTGCGCGTCCCCGGCGAGGGGTTCCTCCTCGAACGCCTCGGGCTGCCCTTCGGAATTCACGCCGGCCCCGACCAGTGCGTGTTCACCCGCTGGAGGCCCCGACGCTGACCGAATGTTCTCCCGGTACTGGCCTGATCGGCGGAGGCGTTGTCAGTGCCTGCTGCCACCATCCGGTCATGCCTCTCGTCACTCGGGAGCGGGCCCGCTCCCCCTTCGCGGACCTGACGCACAGCGCCACGGTCCCGCTGGACCCCGACGAACTCCTCCACATGCCTGGCCTGCGGCAGCACGGCCACGTCTTCTTCGGCGACATAGCGGTGCGCTGCTACAAGCACAAGGCCCGCTGGACGTACGACGAACGGGACATCCGCGCCGCCGGCCGGACTTTCGCGGAGCTGGACCTGGACCTGGACGACGTCGTGGATGTGGAACTGCCTCCGTACCGGGACATCCCGGAACGCGATCCGGAGGAGTGGCACCGCCCCAACTGGCGACGCCAACTGGTGTCGTGGATGGTCGACCGGGCCCGCAACAAGCTGTTCCAGGAGAACCGTCCCCATGACGAGTGGGGCGACTGGAGGCAAATCGGTGCGAACGGACTGCCCGGAAACCTGACGTGGGAGGAGTTCGTCGCATCGAGCAGCCAGGC
This window contains:
- a CDS encoding GNAT family N-acetyltransferase: MAKRTAKRGSSRPLRLPVDRLRKGWPGPAGTHVRLATAADTDAVDALLDAAGARLIPALRSSIEQGTAGAALLDGLGGTTKTFFEDFARRTAGHTMADSMASVSLTLVAADGQDRPVGALSVTAPGTIIERALEHGYSNVQALTLSVAIGKVHGLAVAEDARGQGLASILMKRAWQVYEQLDYFLLYGSFETGRDLSAFYKSCGYTVRVPGEGFLLERLGLPFGIHAGPDQCVFTRWRPRR